The following coding sequences are from one Hippopotamus amphibius kiboko isolate mHipAmp2 chromosome 9, mHipAmp2.hap2, whole genome shotgun sequence window:
- the FXYD6 gene encoding FXYD domain-containing ion transport regulator 6 isoform X2 — protein sequence MEVVLLFLCGLLAPAVLASAEQEKEMDPFHYDYQTLRIGGLVFAVVLFSVGILLILSRRCKCNFNQKPRAPGDEEAQGENLVTANATEPQKAEN from the exons ATGGAGGTGGTGCTGCTCTTCCTGTGTGGCCTGCTGGCCCCAGCGGTCCTGGCTAGTG CCgagcaggagaaagaaatggaTCCTTTTCATTATG ACTACCAGACCCTGAGGATCGGGGGCCTGGTGTTTGCTGTGGTCCTCTTCTCCGTGGGGATCCTGCTTATCCTAA GTCGCAGATGCAAGTGCAATTTTAACCAGAAGCCACG ggctccaggggATGAGGAGGCCCAGGGGGAGAACCTTGTCACCGCAAATG CAACGGAGCCCCAGAAAGCAGAGAACTGA
- the FXYD6 gene encoding FXYD domain-containing ion transport regulator 6 isoform X1, with product MEVVLLFLCGLLAPAVLASAAEQEKEMDPFHYDYQTLRIGGLVFAVVLFSVGILLILSRRCKCNFNQKPRAPGDEEAQGENLVTANATEPQKAEN from the exons ATGGAGGTGGTGCTGCTCTTCCTGTGTGGCCTGCTGGCCCCAGCGGTCCTGGCTAGTG CAGCCgagcaggagaaagaaatggaTCCTTTTCATTATG ACTACCAGACCCTGAGGATCGGGGGCCTGGTGTTTGCTGTGGTCCTCTTCTCCGTGGGGATCCTGCTTATCCTAA GTCGCAGATGCAAGTGCAATTTTAACCAGAAGCCACG ggctccaggggATGAGGAGGCCCAGGGGGAGAACCTTGTCACCGCAAATG CAACGGAGCCCCAGAAAGCAGAGAACTGA